The region GCGGCTGGTCTTCGAACTGGACCGGCGCCACATGGAACTGGATGGGGTCCTGGAGCGCTGTATCGATCACCATCGCGCCGTGTACGCACTGACCGTCTTCGACCACTGGGGCATACCGACGGTGAACCGCCAGTCGGTGGTGGAGACATACGGGAACCGGTTGCTGACGTCCCTGGCCTTGCGGGAGAACGGGGTGCCGGTGCCGGAAGTGCGCGTGGCCTATACGCCGCGTTCCGCCCTGGAAGCCATGGAGGACATGGGGTACCCGGTCGTGCTCCGTCCCGTGGAGGGCCCCGAGGGCCAGCTCGTTTCCCGCATAGGGGACAAGTATACGGCGGCGACGGTCCTGGAGCACAAACGCATCCTCGGCGCCTATCACCACTCCATATTCTTCATGCAAAAGCACATCGATACGCCCGGACACGACATCAGGGCGTACGTGGTCGGTGACGAGACAGTGGCCGCCGTATCGGTGCTGACCCATCACTGGATCGGGACCATCACCGCCGGCGGCCTGATGAAGCAGGAACCCGTCACGGAGGAACTGAACGACCTGGCGGTCGCCGCCGTCCGGGCAATCGGCGGCGGTATCGCGGTGGTGGATATGGTACGCACGAAGGACGCCTGGTTCGTGCAGGAGATGGGCCCGCCGTCCGGGCTTTCGGACGCGTCGGACGCCACCGGGGTCAATATCCCGGGGAAGATCATGGACTACGTGGCGGACGCCGTGGCGCGGGGGGGCGCGGTGTCTCGGCCGGACTCGGTATCGCGGGGAGGACGAAACTCGTGAAGATCGGCATGTTGCTGTCCATCGTTTCCACGGAACAGAAGATGCTCTTTGAGGCCGCGGCGAAACGGGGTATCGTCTTCGACCGGCTGGACGACCGGCGCATCGTCTTCGACCTGGAGAACCACCGGTACGACCACGACGTCATACTCGAGCGGTGCATCAACCACTCCAGGGCCCTCAACTCGCTGAAGATGCTCAATGCCGGCGGCATCAGGACCGTCAATACCTACGAGGTGGCCCGTGTGTGCGGCAACAAGTTCCTGACGACCATGGCACTGGTGGACCACGGAGTACCCACGCCGAAGGCCCGCGTCGCGTTCACAGCCGAGTCGGCGCTGGAGGAAATGGAATCCATGGGCTATCCCGTCGTGCTCAAACCGCCCATCGGTTCGTGGGGGCGCCTCATCGCGCGCGTGAACGACCGTCATGCCGCCGAAGCGGTGCTCGAGCACAAGGAGACCCTGGGGTCCTATCAGCATTCGGTGATCTACATCCAGGAGTACGTGGACAAGCCTGGCCGGGATATCCGGTCCTTCGTGGTCGACGGCGAGACCATATGCGCCGTTTACCGGTACTCGGACCACTGGAAGACCAATACCGCCCTGGGCGGGACGACGGCCGACTGTCCCGTGGAGGGCGAGGTGGGGACGCTTTCCGCCCGCGCCGCGGAAGCGGTGGGCGGCGGCGTGGTGGCCGTCGACCTGCTGGAATCGCCGGACGGGATCCTGGTCAACGAGGTCAACTACACCATGGAGTTCCGGAACAGCATCAAGCCGACGGGCGTGGACATTCCCGGCCGAATCATCGATTATCTGGTAAAGGTGGCCCAATCATGATCAAGGTGTCTATCGCCGGCGCGTCCGGCTATGGCGGAGGGGAACTGCTCCGCCTGCTCCTGTTCCACCCGGAAATCGAAATCGGACAGGTGACTTCGGAATCGCTTGCGGGCAAGCCCGTGGGCCGGTCCCATCCGAACCTGCGGCGGGTTACGGACCTCAAGTTCAGCGCCCTGGCCGACCTCGAGCCCTGCGATGTCCTGTGCCTGTGCCTGCCCCACGGGGAGGCCATGCAGAGGTGGGACGCCGTTTCCGGCCTGTCGGGCCGCGTCATAGACCTGAGCGCGGACTTCCGCCTGCGGGATCCGGCGGACTATCCGACCTGGTACGGACACACCCATGCCCATCCCGATGTCCTCGGCCGGTTCGTGTACGGCCTGGCCGAACTCTACCGGGACGAGATTCGGGAAGCGGAATGCGTCGCGTGCACCGGGTGCCTGGCCGCCACGGCGATCCTGTCGCTGGCGCCCCTCCTCAGGGCCGGGGCCGTCGATCCCTCCCGAATTTTCATGGAGGGGAAGATCGGCTCCTCCGCGGCGGGACACCGGGCCGACCGGTCCACCCACCACCCGGACCGCAGCGGGGCCGTGCGGTCCTTCAAGCCCACGGGACATCGCCACACGGCGGAGATCGTGCAGGAGCTCACCTTCGGCGGGCATGCACCCAAAGTCCATTTCTCGGCGACGGCCATCGAACTGGTGCGCGGCATCCTCATGACGACCCATGCCTTTGTGAACGACGGCCTGGCCGACAAGGATATCTGGGGCATCTACCGGGCGGCCTATAGCCGGGAACCCTTCATCCGCATCATCAAGGAACGCCAGGGCGTGTTCCGCTATCCCGATCCGAAGTTCCTCGCGGGCACCAATTACTGCGACATCGGGTTCGAGCGAGACGAGCACAGCGACCGGGTCGTGGTCATGGGCGCACTGGACAACCTGGTCAAGGGCGCGGCCGGACAGGCCGTGCAGGCCCTCAACATCATGCACGGGTGGGACGAACGGACGGGCCTGGAGTTTCCGGGCCTCCACCCGGTATAGGACGGATATGAACTACAGGGCACCGAGAGGCACCTACGACATCCTGCCGGAAGACCAGGCCTACTGGCGCCACGTGACCGAGACCACGCGCCGGGTCTGCGAACTCTTCGGCTACGAGCAGATCGACGTGCCGGTCTTCGAGCAGACCGGCCTCTTCGAGCGGAGCGTCGGCGAATCCACCGACATCGTCGAGAAGGAGATGTACACTTTCCTCGACCGCAACGAGGAGCGCATGACCCTGCGTCCCGAGTTCACCGCGGGGATCTGCCGGGCCTACGCCGAGCGCAAGCTGCACGGCCGGCCCCAGCCCCTGCGTCTCTTCACCATCGGCCCCGCCTTCCGGTACGAGCGTCCCCAGGCGGGCCGGTACCGCCAGTTCTACCAGATCGACGTGGAAGTACTGGGCAGCCAGGATCCGGCCATCGATCTCGAGGTCATGCAGGTCGCCTGGCAGATCTACGAATCGGTCGGCATCAAGAACCTGTCCTTCCAGGTGAACAGCACGGGTTGCCCGGTGTGCCGTCCGGGATACGTGGAAAAGCTTCGGGCCTGGTACGCGGACCGCCTGGACGGGGTCTGCGCCGACTGCGCGCGCCGCTACGAGCAGAACCCGCTCCGGCTGCTGGACTGCAAGAAGGAGACCTGCCGCGCGATCGCGGACGAAGCGTCGCGGATCGCGGATTCCCTGTGCGACGAATGCAGAACCCACTTCGACCGGTTGAGGTCCTACCTGGACGACCTGGGCCGGCCCTACGAGGTCAACCATCGCCTGGTGCGCGGGTTCGACTACTACACGAAGACGGTGTTCGAGGTCTGGGCCGAGGGCATCGGGGCGCAGAACGCGGTGTGCGGTGGCGGCCGCTACGACGGGCTGATCGGCATGGTCGGCGGTCCCGAGACCCCGGCGATCGGATTCGCCTCCGGCATCGAACGCATCATACTCACGATGAAGCAGGAGGGGATCGACCCTCCCGGAGTGCCGAAGCCGCGGGTATTCGTCGCCTATCTCGGCGCGGAGGCCAAGTCCGCCGCGGTGGTCCTGGCGCAGGAGCTGCGCGCGGCCGGCGTGGGCGCGACGGCACTGTGGGAAGACCGGAGCCTGAAGGCCCAGATGAGACAGGCCGGCCGGCTCGGCGCCGCCTATACCCTGATCATCGGTGAAGAAGAGGTGAGAAACGGCGTCGTGATGATCCGGCGCATGGCGGACAGCACGCAGGCGTCCGTGCCCCGGCCTCAGGCCGTGGCCGCCGTTAAAGAAGGGAAGACTCAATGATCGTGGTGAAGACGGGCGGAAGCCGGGGCATCAACCTGGATTACGTCCTGGAGGACATCGCCCGGCAGACCGAACCGCTGGTGCTGGTGCACGGCGCGTCCGACGAATTGAACCGGATTTCCGAGCAACTGGGCAAGCCGCCCCGCATGGTCACGTCGCCGTCGGGATACACGAGCCGGGTCACCGATCAGGAAACGCTGGACATCTTCACCATGGTGTACTGTGGAAAGCGCAACACCCGCATCGTCGAGAGACTGCAGCAGCTCGGGGTCAACGCCGTCGGCCTTAGCGGCGTGGACGGCCGTCTGCTCGAGGGCCGCCGGAAACCCAGTATCCGCATCGTGGAGGACGGCCGGACGAAGATCCTGCGGGATGACTACACCGGCCGGATCGAAAGGGCGAACGTCTCGCTCCTGACCACGCTCCTCGACCAGGGCTACCTGCCCGTCATCAGTCCCCCCGCCATCAGCTACGAAGGCGAGGTGATCAACATTGACGGGGACCGCGCGGCCGCGGTGATCGCCGACGCCCTCGGCGCGGAACGGCTGGTCATACTCTCCAATACGCCGGGGTTCCTGGAGGATGCGGACGATGAGGACACACTGATACCTCGGATATCCCGCGACGAAATCGACCGGGAGATCGAAACCCACGCCCGGGACCGCATGAAGAAGAAGCTGCTCGGTGCGAAGGAGGCGCTCGAGGTCGGCGTGGGCCAGGTGATCCTGGGGGACGGCAGGATCCCCGAACCGGTCACGGCGGCCTTGCGCGGCGAGGGCACGGTGATCGGGTAGCAGGCGCAGGCGCGGAACGATCGCGTTGTGGCCGCGGGCGGGTTGCGGCCGCCCGGGCGGGGACGGTCCGCGCCGAGGCGGATGAACCGGAAATACGGATCGGAGCAAGCTGAAATGACAGACTACCAGGCCATGGAAAACCAGGCGTCGATGGGCATTCTGCCCAAGCGGGACGTGGTGATCGTCCGGGGCAGCGGCGCGCGCGTCTGGGATGCAGAAGGCAAGGAATACATCGATTGCATCGGCGGGATCGGTACGGCCAATGTAGGCCACTGCCATCCGGCCGTGACGGAGGCGGTCGCGCGGCAGGCGGAGCGGCTCGTAATCTGTCCGGACACCTTCTACAATGACCTCCGGGCGGAACTGGCCGTAGCCCTGACCCGGGTGGCCCCGGAGGGGCTGGACCGGCTCTTCCTGTGCAATTCAGGCACGGAAGCGGTGGAGGCGGCGCTGAAATTCGCCCGCGTCGCTACCGGCCGGCAGGGCATCATCGCGGCCCAGCGCGGATTTCACGGACGTACCTTCGGGGCCCTGAGCGCCACCTGGAATCCCAAGTACCGCGCCCCCTTCGAACCCCTCGTGCCCGGTTTCACCCACGTGAAATACAACGATGTCTCCGTCATGGAGGAATCCATCGGCGACGGGACGGCCGCGGTAATCCTGGAGGTGGTACAGGGCGAGGGCGGCGTTCGGATCGGCGACGGCGCCTATCTGAAACGCGTGGAAGCCCTGTGCCGGGAACGGGGTGTCCTGTTCATCGTGGACGAGGTGCAAACCGGATTCGGCCGGACCGGCGCCATGTTCGCCTGCGAGCACCATGGCCTGCGGCCGGACATGCTCTGCCTGGCCAAAGCCATGGCCGGCGGCCTGCCCGTGGGCGCTACGCTGTGTGCCGACTCGGTCCGGGACGTCCCCTCCATGTCCCACGGCAACACCTTTGGCGGCAGCCCGGTGGTCTGCGCGGCGGGCCTGGCCACGCTGCGCGTGCTGGAGGAAGAAGGGCTCGTCGAGAAGGCTCGGGAGAACGGCGCGTACTTCCGGGATGCACTTGCGGCGCTGGACGCGCCCTTTGTCCGGGAGATCAGGGGCCTGGGCCTGATCATCGGCGTCGAGATGAAGGGACGGGTCACCCCCGTCCTCCGCGGACTCATGGAACGCGGCGTGATGGCCCTGCCCGCGGGCAACACGGTGCTGCGCTTCCTCCCGCCCCTGTCGATTTCCAGGGAGGAGATCGACCAGGTGGTAGAGACCGTGGGTGTGGTGCTGGGATCGTTGGAGGGAAGTTCGGCGGACGATGCGGCCCGGGACCGGAGACGTGCGCGGCGAAGTCCTGCCGGAGCCCCGGAGGCCGAATGAGTCGCGACCGCGACGACATCGCGCTGCTGCGAGGCCTGGTCGAGCGTTACAGCCCTTCCACGCAGGAAGGCGAGGCCGTTTCCTTCCTGGTGGACGCCATGGATCGCCGGGGGCTTCGCGCCTACGTGGACGAGGCCGGGAACGTGGTGGGCGAGATTGGCCACGGCGAACCGCATATCGCCCTGGTCGGGCATATCGACACGGTACCCGGGATCGTTCCCATCCGGGAGGAATCGGACAGGCTTTACGGCCGCGGCACGGTAGACGCCAAGGGCCCCCTGGCGACCTTCGCGGCCGCCGCGTCCCGCCTCACGGAAACCACCGGCGGCCGGATCACCGTCGTCGGCGCCGTGGAGGAGGAGTGCCCCACCTCGAAGGGCGCCCGCCACCTGGTGGACCGCATGCGGCCCGACTGCGTGTTCATCGGTGAACCGAGCGGTTGGGACAGCGTCACCATCGGGTACAAGGGCCACGTGGGGTTCGACTACCGCCTCGAGCAGCCCAACGCCCATCACGCCGGCGATCACAAACGCGCCGCCGAACGGGCGATCGACCTGTACAACGCCATGCAAGCCCGCGTCGCCGGCCAGGCCACGGAAAGCGAATTCGGGTCTCCCCGGCTCGAGTTGAGACGATTCAACACTACGGACGAGGGATTGACCGAGGGCGTCGAGGCGTACTTCTCGGTGCGCGTGCCGCCCGGTTACGACCTGGATGGCCTGATCGGTTTCGTGATGGAACAGGCGGTCCCAGCGGAAATCACATGCGACCAGCGGCTGCCGGGCGTGGTCGCCGAGAAGAACACGGCGCTGATCCGGGCGCTTTTGCGGGGCATCAGACAAGAAGGCGGCCGCCCCACTTTCAAGAAGAAGACGGGCACCTCGGACATGTGCATCGTCGGACCGGCCTGGAATTGCCCGATCGCGGCCTACGGTCCCGGCGACTCCAGCCTGGACCATACACCGGACGAGCACATCGTCCTGGAAGAGTATCTGCGGGCCATCGAGGTGTTGACGGCCGCGCTGAAGCAGTTGACCGCCGCGGGCTCCCCGACCGCCTGAAAGTCACTGTCTCGCGCTCCCAACCGGACTGAGAACCGAACTCCTCGCTGCTTTCCTTCTTGCCTGGGAAGAATCTCCCGACGCGCAGTCCACGATAGCGCATCGACGTTTCCTGGCCCTGCACGGCCCGGACGGCAACCCCCTCGGTGGAGTAGCTGAGCGAACGCAAGGCGGTTCCCGGTCAACTCGTGGGCGCTATCCACCACCTCTTGAGGCACCGTATTCAGGTCCAGGCTTGCACTGATTCGCAGGCTTGCCGTACTGAACTTCGGAATATCCCTCCCATGCCGTGCCATACGCGCCAGATTTAAATCGCCTGCGTGCTTGTAATTCCCCAGGATCCATTCCTATTTACCGGCGCATGATTCATGGAATGTTCATTCTATATATTGAAGTATAAGTACAATAATTTAATAGTTGACATAATTGACTATTTGGAGAACTTGAATGTGAAATCGGCTACTAGTGGATCCGGGTGGATGGGTCCGATGAAACCAACAGTGCCGGGGCGACTTCCAGCATTTGCCGGTTAGCGGCCGCAGACCTTAGCCACGATCCCGTGACCCCCAATGTCGATGAGCCATATGCAGGAGATTCATATGCGTAGAAGCAGATTTCACCGCATGCTGTGTGTGGTGGCGGTGGCCATTTGCGTGGCAGTCGTTGGCCATCCAGATGCAGCACATGGTCAATCCAACCCATCCAGTTGGTTTGTCACCACCTGGCGAACGACGACCAGCAACGAGTCGATAACCGTTCCCGCCCGCGGCACGTACACCATAGACTGGGGCGACGGGACCGTCGAAGAGAACGTCAGCGGCACCCAGTCCCACACGTATGATTCCGCCGGCCGCCACACGGTGCGCATATCCGACGGCATCACCGGATTCCGCCTAGACACCACCAATGACGCGTACAAGCTGGTATCCATAGACCAGTGGGGAACCGCCCAGTGGACGTCGATGTATGCGGCGTTCCGGGGCGGATACAACATGAGTTACAATGCGACGGACGCGCCCGACCTCTCGGGCGTCTCCGACGCCAGCCACATGTTCCGCGATGCCCGCTCCTTCAACGGCGACCTGTCTTCCTGGGACGTCTCGTCTGTGACTACCATGGTTGATATGTTCCGCGGCGCCACCGCCTTCAACAAGCCCCTGTCCTCCTGGGACGTCTCGTCTGTGACGGACATGTCGCGGATGTTCCTCGGCGCCACCGCCTTCAACCGGCCTCTGTCCTCCTGGAACGTCTCGTCTGTGACGGACATGTCGCGGATGTTCAGTGAAGCATCCTCCTTCAACGGCGACATATCCGGATGGGACGTCTCGTCCGTGGCCGGTATGAACGGCATGTTCCGCGGCGCTACCTCCTTCAACCAACCCCTGAACTCCTGGAACACGTCGTCTTTGACCAAAATACGCGCCATGTTCTGGGGAGCCCACTCCTTCAACCAACCGCTGGACTCGTGGAACACGTCGTCCGTGACCGACATGCGCTCCGTGTTCACTGACGCCCAATCCTTCAATCAGCCCCTGGACTCGTGGGACGTCTCGTCCGTGACCAGCCTGGAGGAGGTGTTCCTCAATGCCTACGCCTTCAACCAGCCCCTGGACTCGTGGGACGTCTCGTCTGTGACCAGCCTGAGTAGCTCGTTCCTCAACGCCCGCTCCTTCAACCAACCCCTGAACTCGTGGGACGTCTCGTCCGTGACCAACATGCTAAAGACGTTCCGGAACGCCGCCTCCTTCGACCAGCCCCTGGACTCGTGGGACGTCTCGTCCGTGACCAGCCTGTTCTCCACGTTTTATGACGCCGCATCTTTCAACCAGCCCCTGGACTCGTGGGACGTCTCGTCGGTTACTCGCATGGACTACACGTTCCATAACGCCACGTCTTTCAACCAGCCTCTGGACTCGTGGGACGTCTCCTCTGTTACCCACATGACCCTCATGTTCAACGGCGCTGCCTCCTTCAATCAGCCCCTGGACTCGTGGGACGTCTCGTCGGTTACCCGCATGGGCGACATGTTCGGCGGCGCATCCGCCTTCGAGCAGAACCTGGGAAACTGGCTCATCGTGCTGGATGACACGTCAATCGACTATAGCGATACAACGGGAACCGTCGGAGGTCTATCCGCGCAGAACGACTACCTTGACCGGCAGAACCCGGTCTACGGGATCGACCCGGGCGGCGATTCCGGCTCCTTCGAGCTGAACGGCACCAACCTCGTGATGAAGGAAACCC is a window of Gemmatimonadota bacterium DNA encoding:
- the argC gene encoding N-acetyl-gamma-glutamyl-phosphate reductase; this translates as MIKVSIAGASGYGGGELLRLLLFHPEIEIGQVTSESLAGKPVGRSHPNLRRVTDLKFSALADLEPCDVLCLCLPHGEAMQRWDAVSGLSGRVIDLSADFRLRDPADYPTWYGHTHAHPDVLGRFVYGLAELYRDEIREAECVACTGCLAATAILSLAPLLRAGAVDPSRIFMEGKIGSSAAGHRADRSTHHPDRSGAVRSFKPTGHRHTAEIVQELTFGGHAPKVHFSATAIELVRGILMTTHAFVNDGLADKDIWGIYRAAYSREPFIRIIKERQGVFRYPDPKFLAGTNYCDIGFERDEHSDRVVVMGALDNLVKGAAGQAVQALNIMHGWDERTGLEFPGLHPV
- a CDS encoding BspA family leucine-rich repeat surface protein translates to MRRSRFHRMLCVVAVAICVAVVGHPDAAHGQSNPSSWFVTTWRTTTSNESITVPARGTYTIDWGDGTVEENVSGTQSHTYDSAGRHTVRISDGITGFRLDTTNDAYKLVSIDQWGTAQWTSMYAAFRGGYNMSYNATDAPDLSGVSDASHMFRDARSFNGDLSSWDVSSVTTMVDMFRGATAFNKPLSSWDVSSVTDMSRMFLGATAFNRPLSSWNVSSVTDMSRMFSEASSFNGDISGWDVSSVAGMNGMFRGATSFNQPLNSWNTSSLTKIRAMFWGAHSFNQPLDSWNTSSVTDMRSVFTDAQSFNQPLDSWDVSSVTSLEEVFLNAYAFNQPLDSWDVSSVTSLSSSFLNARSFNQPLNSWDVSSVTNMLKTFRNAASFDQPLDSWDVSSVTSLFSTFYDAASFNQPLDSWDVSSVTRMDYTFHNATSFNQPLDSWDVSSVTHMTLMFNGAASFNQPLDSWDVSSVTRMGDMFGGASAFEQNLGNWLIVLDDTSIDYSDTTGTVGGLSAQNDYLDRQNPVYGIDPGGDSGSFELNGTNLVMKETPTRDVYTVTITANSTGDFGTGNSRTFTIDVTGLPNSPPSVDAGPDQTVRELSTVTLSGNATDANAGDT
- a CDS encoding RimK family alpha-L-glutamate ligase — translated: MVLGIVLSRIRKDEKRLIAEARRRGINVKTIDNTRLVFELDRRHMELDGVLERCIDHHRAVYALTVFDHWGIPTVNRQSVVETYGNRLLTSLALRENGVPVPEVRVAYTPRSALEAMEDMGYPVVLRPVEGPEGQLVSRIGDKYTAATVLEHKRILGAYHHSIFFMQKHIDTPGHDIRAYVVGDETVAAVSVLTHHWIGTITAGGLMKQEPVTEELNDLAVAAVRAIGGGIAVVDMVRTKDAWFVQEMGPPSGLSDASDATGVNIPGKIMDYVADAVARGGAVSRPDSVSRGGRNS
- a CDS encoding acetylornithine/succinylornithine family transaminase is translated as MTDYQAMENQASMGILPKRDVVIVRGSGARVWDAEGKEYIDCIGGIGTANVGHCHPAVTEAVARQAERLVICPDTFYNDLRAELAVALTRVAPEGLDRLFLCNSGTEAVEAALKFARVATGRQGIIAAQRGFHGRTFGALSATWNPKYRAPFEPLVPGFTHVKYNDVSVMEESIGDGTAAVILEVVQGEGGVRIGDGAYLKRVEALCRERGVLFIVDEVQTGFGRTGAMFACEHHGLRPDMLCLAKAMAGGLPVGATLCADSVRDVPSMSHGNTFGGSPVVCAAGLATLRVLEEEGLVEKARENGAYFRDALAALDAPFVREIRGLGLIIGVEMKGRVTPVLRGLMERGVMALPAGNTVLRFLPPLSISREEIDQVVETVGVVLGSLEGSSADDAARDRRRARRSPAGAPEAE
- the lysX gene encoding lysine biosynthesis protein LysX is translated as MKIGMLLSIVSTEQKMLFEAAAKRGIVFDRLDDRRIVFDLENHRYDHDVILERCINHSRALNSLKMLNAGGIRTVNTYEVARVCGNKFLTTMALVDHGVPTPKARVAFTAESALEEMESMGYPVVLKPPIGSWGRLIARVNDRHAAEAVLEHKETLGSYQHSVIYIQEYVDKPGRDIRSFVVDGETICAVYRYSDHWKTNTALGGTTADCPVEGEVGTLSARAAEAVGGGVVAVDLLESPDGILVNEVNYTMEFRNSIKPTGVDIPGRIIDYLVKVAQS
- the hisS gene encoding histidine--tRNA ligase, with the protein product MNYRAPRGTYDILPEDQAYWRHVTETTRRVCELFGYEQIDVPVFEQTGLFERSVGESTDIVEKEMYTFLDRNEERMTLRPEFTAGICRAYAERKLHGRPQPLRLFTIGPAFRYERPQAGRYRQFYQIDVEVLGSQDPAIDLEVMQVAWQIYESVGIKNLSFQVNSTGCPVCRPGYVEKLRAWYADRLDGVCADCARRYEQNPLRLLDCKKETCRAIADEASRIADSLCDECRTHFDRLRSYLDDLGRPYEVNHRLVRGFDYYTKTVFEVWAEGIGAQNAVCGGGRYDGLIGMVGGPETPAIGFASGIERIILTMKQEGIDPPGVPKPRVFVAYLGAEAKSAAVVLAQELRAAGVGATALWEDRSLKAQMRQAGRLGAAYTLIIGEEEVRNGVVMIRRMADSTQASVPRPQAVAAVKEGKTQ
- a CDS encoding [LysW]-lysine hydrolase produces the protein MSRDRDDIALLRGLVERYSPSTQEGEAVSFLVDAMDRRGLRAYVDEAGNVVGEIGHGEPHIALVGHIDTVPGIVPIREESDRLYGRGTVDAKGPLATFAAAASRLTETTGGRITVVGAVEEECPTSKGARHLVDRMRPDCVFIGEPSGWDSVTIGYKGHVGFDYRLEQPNAHHAGDHKRAAERAIDLYNAMQARVAGQATESEFGSPRLELRRFNTTDEGLTEGVEAYFSVRVPPGYDLDGLIGFVMEQAVPAEITCDQRLPGVVAEKNTALIRALLRGIRQEGGRPTFKKKTGTSDMCIVGPAWNCPIAAYGPGDSSLDHTPDEHIVLEEYLRAIEVLTAALKQLTAAGSPTA
- a CDS encoding [LysW]-aminoadipate kinase; this translates as MIVVKTGGSRGINLDYVLEDIARQTEPLVLVHGASDELNRISEQLGKPPRMVTSPSGYTSRVTDQETLDIFTMVYCGKRNTRIVERLQQLGVNAVGLSGVDGRLLEGRRKPSIRIVEDGRTKILRDDYTGRIERANVSLLTTLLDQGYLPVISPPAISYEGEVINIDGDRAAAVIADALGAERLVILSNTPGFLEDADDEDTLIPRISRDEIDREIETHARDRMKKKLLGAKEALEVGVGQVILGDGRIPEPVTAALRGEGTVIG